In Streptococcus parasuis, the following proteins share a genomic window:
- a CDS encoding class C sortase: protein MIAKIKANFSTIILVFILLVGLSFLLYPTVSDYWNSFHQSEAIAGYVDKVNNLTQQENDRMLADAKAYNDSLAKNSLPDLNLTAEERTSYNQILDVSDTGIMAYVDIPKIKTTMPIYHGTDAEILQVAIGHIPGTSLPIGGKGTHAVISGHRGLPSAKLFTDLDQLVEGDIFYIQVLDQTLTYEVDQILTVTPDDVSPLTIDPDQDYVTLVTCTPYGVNSHRLLVRGHRIANEAKEARVTSEASQVDPILVAPFIAGLLLLVIPIFLSFKKRFFR from the coding sequence ATGATTGCAAAAATCAAAGCTAATTTTTCGACCATCATCTTGGTCTTTATCTTGCTTGTCGGGCTATCCTTTCTCCTCTACCCGACAGTAAGTGACTACTGGAATTCCTTCCATCAATCTGAGGCCATTGCAGGCTATGTGGACAAAGTAAACAACTTGACCCAACAAGAAAACGATCGGATGCTGGCAGATGCGAAAGCTTACAATGATAGCCTTGCTAAAAATAGTCTGCCCGACTTAAATTTGACGGCAGAAGAGCGAACAAGCTATAATCAAATTTTGGATGTTAGCGATACGGGAATTATGGCTTACGTAGACATTCCCAAAATTAAGACTACCATGCCGATTTATCATGGGACAGATGCAGAAATTTTGCAGGTAGCCATTGGCCATATCCCAGGAACGTCTTTGCCAATCGGGGGTAAGGGGACACACGCCGTTATTTCTGGGCACCGTGGTCTACCATCAGCTAAATTATTTACCGATTTGGATCAATTGGTTGAAGGAGATATCTTTTACATTCAGGTCTTGGATCAAACCTTGACATATGAAGTAGATCAAATATTGACAGTTACACCAGACGATGTTTCCCCGCTCACAATTGATCCTGATCAAGATTATGTGACCTTGGTGACTTGTACACCTTACGGCGTCAATAGTCATAGGCTATTGGTTCGTGGACATCGGATTGCCAATGAAGCAAAAGAAGCTCGCGTCACTTCGGAAGCGAGTCAGGTTGACCCGATATTGGTTGCACCGTTTATCGCTGGCCTCTTACTATTAGTGATACCAATCTTTTTGAGTTTCAAGAAGAGATTCTTCCGCTAA
- a CDS encoding isopeptide-forming domain-containing fimbrial protein has translation MKKIKLILTMLAALFLAFSALTIQAADTTTYTITIQNPNYDSSGQVIGDGNTYNFFGRTYEAYQIFAGDYSKDTNGVERLSNITWGANINEAGKQALADAFNGGTIDAAAIAAALAAGGNGAKFAAVAGALNADGNSYLYLTGTPKQSSETTQTGVSVTISGLAAGYYFVADKLGTLENSNRAYSEYMLQVVGDTTVSSKLSIPSVEKKTKETNDTTNSVSDWQDSGSYDLGDVIPFQLTATLPQRYAEYTSYYLKFVDTLSSALSFNAGSVKVYAVNGSDRTDVTSYFTVDTTSGLNIYTNDVKKITTVNITAATKIVVEYTATLTSNGLVVGQENASKGNPNTVKLVYSNNPNYTGSGETSPKGETPEDKVTIFTFSLDINKVGEDKKTPLSGAVFTLQKNVNGVWTDLTLVKSTDGTNFKVTGLDAGVYRLEETVAPAGYNKLTAPIYFRVLANADTLAADPLLRTVSVERLNSDLTNQSSSESDNKVAFDTTGGKLSTTVVNGTGSLLPETGSVGTRLLYILGSVFVIGAGILLITKRRMDAE, from the coding sequence ATGAAAAAAATAAAGCTAATCTTAACAATGCTCGCTGCGTTGTTCCTTGCCTTCTCGGCATTAACAATTCAGGCGGCAGATACTACTACTTATACTATTACCATCCAAAACCCTAACTACGATAGTAGTGGTCAAGTTATTGGTGATGGTAACACTTATAACTTCTTTGGTCGTACCTATGAAGCATACCAAATCTTCGCTGGTGATTATTCGAAGGATACTAATGGTGTTGAAAGATTGTCAAACATCACTTGGGGTGCTAACATTAATGAAGCTGGTAAACAAGCCTTAGCTGACGCTTTCAATGGCGGAACTATTGATGCAGCAGCTATCGCAGCAGCATTAGCTGCTGGAGGAAACGGTGCAAAATTTGCAGCAGTAGCAGGTGCGCTTAATGCGGATGGAAATTCCTACCTCTATTTGACAGGGACTCCCAAGCAATCTTCAGAAACTACACAAACTGGAGTTTCTGTAACTATTTCTGGATTAGCAGCTGGTTACTACTTCGTGGCAGATAAATTAGGAACCTTAGAAAATTCTAACCGAGCTTATTCTGAATACATGTTGCAAGTTGTTGGTGACACGACTGTTAGCTCAAAACTATCCATCCCTTCTGTAGAAAAGAAAACAAAAGAAACAAATGATACAACAAATTCAGTATCTGATTGGCAAGATTCTGGTAGCTATGACTTAGGAGATGTTATTCCTTTCCAATTGACAGCTACTCTTCCTCAACGATACGCAGAATATACCTCTTACTACTTGAAGTTTGTAGATACTCTTTCATCAGCATTAAGCTTTAATGCAGGTAGTGTAAAAGTCTACGCAGTGAATGGAAGTGATAGAACAGATGTTACGAGCTACTTTACAGTTGATACAACTTCTGGCTTGAACATTTATACAAATGATGTTAAAAAAATTACGACTGTAAACATTACTGCTGCAACTAAGATTGTAGTTGAATACACTGCAACTTTGACATCAAATGGATTGGTGGTTGGTCAAGAGAATGCTTCCAAAGGAAATCCAAACACGGTTAAGCTTGTTTACTCGAATAACCCTAACTATACTGGTTCAGGTGAAACATCTCCAAAAGGAGAAACACCAGAAGATAAAGTTACTATCTTTACCTTTAGTTTAGATATCAATAAAGTTGGTGAAGATAAGAAAACACCTCTTAGTGGTGCTGTATTTACCCTTCAAAAAAATGTGAATGGAGTTTGGACTGATCTCACTTTGGTGAAATCAACAGATGGCACAAACTTTAAAGTGACTGGCTTGGATGCAGGGGTTTACCGTCTAGAAGAAACTGTTGCTCCGGCGGGTTACAATAAACTAACAGCTCCTATTTACTTCCGAGTTCTTGCAAATGCAGATACTTTGGCGGCAGATCCCCTCTTAAGAACTGTATCAGTTGAACGTCTTAATTCAGACTTAACTAATCAATCAAGCTCAGAATCGGATAACAAAGTTGCCTTCGATACTACAGGTGGTAAGTTAAGTACAACAGTTGTCAACGGTACTGGTTCATTGCTTCCTGAAACAGGTAGCGTCGGTACTCGTTTGCTCTACATTTTAGGTTCAGTATTTGTGATTGGTGCAGGTATCCTCCTCATCACAAAACGTCGCATGGACGCTGAATAA